Proteins co-encoded in one Afipia sp. P52-10 genomic window:
- a CDS encoding MBL fold metallo-hydrolase, protein MKQIRIGDITIDAVIEREGPWRRPQDFFPAYDEAVFKHHLPSMEPEVFDPVSGKMVITYQTFVVRTPRYTILVDTCTGEDKGHPPPFDFPGKERWRNELHALGISYDKVDYVFCTHLHIDHTGWNTTLRNGRWVPTFPNAKYIFHKKEYAAWEEAHARGANPPGTVFRDNCLPIVEAGQALLVDDDYALDDTITLTPTPGHSPCHCCVNIFSRGQRAVVTGDMMHHVIQCREPDWSPRVDWDPKAAAASRRSFLSSVADTDVLLLPIHFPTPTVGRVIGDGDRFNYRFERE, encoded by the coding sequence ATGAAGCAGATCAGGATCGGCGACATCACCATCGATGCGGTGATCGAGCGGGAAGGGCCGTGGCGGCGGCCGCAGGACTTCTTCCCCGCCTATGACGAAGCGGTGTTCAAACATCACCTGCCGTCGATGGAGCCGGAGGTGTTCGATCCGGTCTCGGGCAAGATGGTCATCACCTATCAGACCTTCGTCGTGCGCACGCCCCGCTACACCATTCTGGTCGATACCTGCACCGGCGAGGACAAGGGGCATCCGCCGCCGTTCGACTTTCCGGGCAAGGAGCGCTGGCGCAACGAGCTGCACGCGCTCGGCATCAGCTACGATAAGGTCGATTACGTCTTCTGCACGCACCTGCATATCGATCACACCGGCTGGAACACGACGCTGCGCAACGGCCGCTGGGTGCCGACGTTTCCGAACGCGAAGTACATCTTCCACAAGAAGGAGTACGCCGCGTGGGAGGAGGCGCATGCGCGCGGCGCCAATCCGCCCGGCACCGTGTTCCGCGACAACTGCCTGCCGATCGTCGAAGCCGGGCAGGCGCTGCTGGTCGATGACGACTACGCGCTCGACGACACCATCACCCTGACGCCGACGCCCGGGCATTCGCCGTGCCATTGCTGCGTGAACATCTTCTCGCGCGGTCAGCGCGCGGTGGTCACCGGCGACATGATGCATCATGTGATCCAGTGCCGCGAGCCCGACTGGTCACCGCGCGTGGACTGGGATCCAAAGGCGGCCGCCGCCTCGCGCCGCTCGTTCCTGTCGTCGGTGGCCGATACCGATGTGCTGCTGCTGCCGATCCACTTCCCGACGCCGACCGTCGGCCGGGTGATCGGGGACGGCGACCGCTTCAACTACCGCTTCGAGCGCGAATAG